Sequence from the Panicum virgatum strain AP13 chromosome 5N, P.virgatum_v5, whole genome shotgun sequence genome:
GATCCATGTCATTCTCAATCTCAAAAATGACTCGGACGAGTAGCTACTATCTCTTCACTGCGGCTCACCTCAACCCTCTTCCACTCCACAATTTTGTGCAAGAAAATATGCACACTGCCCCTTGTAGGTCCAATTTTATCAACGAGCTGAAGAAAGTCATGCATTTTTCGATATTCATCCATTGCATTTGACAAAGCGACAAATGTTAGGTGATGGTGACTTCAGAAGTTTTTCGTTCCTTGCCTTGCATTCAAcgtgacatatttttcatttttttgtccAAATGATTCTGAGGGAGAATAGTTAGGTGCTCGAGGAGTACTAACTTGGGACGTGGTAGCTATCTATAGCTTGAAGCAAGAGACAACGTTAACATGCTTTCATCTTCAGTGTGTATGGTGTCACTTTGTAAGCAATTCAAATTAGTAGAGGGTGCCTGGATGGTTGTACCACCATTGGAAAATATAATTACCGTTGATGTTACAATTTACAAAGGCATCACAGAAAGAAAATCATCGGATATACCATCATAAGAATTTTTCCGTTTCTGCTAGTAACAAGAGATTCTCATCTAAGTCTCCCACATGCTTCAGTGTTTGCAAGTTAGTGGGACATGTCAGTGTTTGATATATCAAACCTATATGCTTTCTACAAAAGCAGGGAATCCTATAAGAAAAGGTGTCGCTGTAGGCTATGTTTTGAAGAAAGGTTAAGGGATCCAGCGCAAAATATGGTCATCCGCGAGGAGGATATTGCGAAACGGCGGAGAAAAATCGCGGGAGAGGAGTGGCGGAGAAAAACCAAAACAAACTCAGGCGCCAAGAAAACGGACCGGAAAACAGAGCAGGCGAACCCCACCGCCCACCGGCCACCGGATTCCGGATCCACACCGCcttccttctcctccctccctcttgccGGAGCCAGATCAGATACACGCTGCCGTCTCATCTTATGGCTCCTCTCCTTTCCCCACCGCTGCTCGCGGACTCCGTCACCAAGTTCCATACGGCCTCAACGGCGGTCCCCTGCTCCGGCAGCTCACAGCGATATGCCATCACGGGGTTGGCCGGGGCAAGAAGAAGAGACCGGCACCGGTGTCGGAGGacgcggggaagaaggggcTTGGTGGTggaagcggtggcggcggagtcCCGCAGCTCGGATGGTGGCGTCGCAGAAGATTATTACGCTGTTCTTGGCGTGGTAGGTGCTTCATCTTCGAAGCATtcgttttgcattttttttccacTCTTTTGAATTGTCTAGTTTGGCAGTAGTGGAACATAATCAgtcttattttttaaaaaagaacatAATCagtcctttttctttttactgTGAAACCAAAATTGTTCTGTATAATGAAAAAGGCATAGCACTTGCCATGGTTCCTCTCAAAAACATAAATTGGAGTGTTTGTTGCATCATTGGCAGTACTATAACACACTTAGAAATTACTCTTCATGTTTTCAGATGCCAGATGCAACACCTAAGCAGATCAAGAAAGCGTACTACAATTGCATGAAGTCATGCCATCCTGATCTTAGTGGGAATGACCCTGATGTGACAAATTTCTGCATGTTTATCAACGAGGTTTACACGGTACAATCCTAACTCCTGCCATTTTCTAAACATGTTATCTATAGAGCCGTACTGCATTTTATCTGTGATGTTAATATGATAAGTGAAAACCAGGTGCTTACCGATCCCATCCAACGGGCAGTGTATGATGAGATTCATGGATACGCTGCTACTGCAACCAATCCTTTCTTGGATGACAGCGCACCCCGGGATCACGTGTTTGTCGATGAGTTTAGCTGCATAGGTATTGATGACTTTGCCCTGAACAGAAATTTTATTTGGAATCAATTTAAGAAGCTTTTAATTATGTTCTGCCCACATTCCTGCAGGATGCAAGAACTGTGCTAATGTGTGTTCTAAGGTCTTTCAAATTGAAGAAGATTTTGGACGGGCAAGAGTTTATGACCAGTCAGGCGACATAGAACTGATTCAAGAAGCTATCGAGAGTTGGTGTGAATGCCAATGTCCTTTTTTACTTTGCGTTTTGTTTGTTAATCTATCAATTATCCAAGCATCCTCGCttgaaatttggtgcaaaaattcgtcgaaacaaaaaaaaatgcaaagtgGGGAAAATAATTTTTCTGTTGGTCTGAAATCCTGAATACTGATATTGTTCTGATAAACTTCCACTTATGTTCAGTCCAGTTGACTGCATTCATTGGACTTCAGCTGCACAACTTTCGCTCCTTGAGGATGAAATGCGCAGAGTAGAGAGAGTAAATGTAAGAATTTCTTCCTGATAATTTCGATGGCATGAACATGTTTGTAAGATTATTATTGTGAATTTTGCTAGTTAATGATAGAACCAACCTTTTATGTTCAAACTTCAAACCAACTAGGGATGTTATCCTACCTTGTACTAGCATATGATTTTCTCCCCTATTTTATCAGGTTGGATTGATGCTTGCTGGGATGGGAGGTTCAATTGATGTGTTCCGGATGGTAATCTCTAATTCATATAACTTTTGTTTACAAATGGACCATCCTCTTTTCTGCAACAGTTGTTGTAGTATGTTGCGGATCCTAAACATTGTCATGGTTTttgtcgcaaatgcacccaccTCCTGAAGATGAAATAAACTTAATTTCAGAGTTAGAAAACAACGTACATATGTCTCACATCGTGTTAACATGTTCTATTATGTTTGATTCCTTGTTGTCAGGCAAGTTCACGCTGGGAGAAAAGACAAGCTAAAGTCCTGGTAAATTTCTCTGTTTGATACACATGAAAGTGCTATTAACAAAATTTCCAGGATCAGAAATTTCTCACTACTCACATGTGGACTGCTTGCACATTGTTCTGAACTTGTCTGCGTCTTGCAGGAAAAGGTGAGAAGGCGGATGAGCCAAGATGATTCCAGTAAGGGCGGCTCATGGAGTGATATCTGGGGAGCACCAACAAGATACCAGAAGAACGGTAAAAACTAGCACATTATGTGCTTTTAGTATTTTCTATCCTTCACATATGCCTTCTTAACATTCCTGCTAACACATTAAACAGAGGAGGAGGCAAAGGAGAGAGCCAAGCGagcggctgctgcggcgagGAGGTGGCGAGAGTACTCGAGGAAAGGCGCAGACAAGCCCCCCACGTTCAAACTTCCAGAGGCAGTGTCCAGCAAGGAGTGAGAACACTGCAATGGGAGATTCCTGCAGTACTGCAGCCGATACTTAACCCCCAATTTACATCATGTATACTTGTATAGCCTAATCATTCACAGGAGAGCTGTAGCCTGTATAGCGGCAGCTCTCCCGCCCTCGATTCCACATCCTATACCTGTAAATCCTCTGTTAGCGATAGCTCAGTTAGTCCATTGCCTGCAGAGTTCAGATCCCAGCAGACGAGAAACAACTGTACACAAAAATGTGGCACTTGCTTCTCTTACAATAATGATTTAGTATGAAGCATGGACACATGCAGATACTTGGGATTCTATGAAACTCGCTATCTCAGCTTCATGCGATCAAACTGGAAAGGTGAGCAGCAGGAGTCACAATGCTCCGCAAGCAGACAACCATGAACAGATGCGTTTATTCACTTATTCAGAGATGCAGCAAAGAATGGGTGTTGCATTCGACAGACAAGCGCGAGCACTGCAAAGCAAAGTTTCTGGATCGAGGGTGCTTATCTGACGGAGCACGCGACAGCGTGAGCCCAGGACCTGAGGTGCGCCTTCATGGCCACGCCTTCCCCGGGTGGCGGCATCCGCGCCCGCGAGCACcgggccgccgcggcgacgcgcgaccgccgccgcagctccttgTGCCAGGCCACCATGCGCTCATCCCACTCCCTGTCCCCGCCGCACCTCGCAGCCGCTCTGCGCTCCattgccaccgccgctgcctccttgACGCCGTTGGGAGCCTGGCCGGAGCTTGCGCTGGTCGCCTCTGCCGAATCCTGCTGCTGCCTGGACTGCAGCTCCTCGGCGCAGTCTCCCTGCTTGTGCTTGGAAGGCGGCTGGAGGAGGACGCTGGAGTGGAACCACAGGGAATCCATGGCCGCCAAGATGTCGTCCCCTTCCATTTCTCAGGATACAACAAGTAGCGCACGCGATCTTGTGGGCTTGGTTCGGCAGGGTGCGCTGCTAGCAGCTAGAATTGCGGAAAAGAATTGGAAGCGATGGGGGATTTGGGCTTGGACGGCATGGACGCCAGCTTGAGCTTGGCTTGGTGCGATGGCGTCCCGTGTCCGGTCGTGTCCGTTTGAAATGGTCGCTTTATTTGGGTCGGGTACCACGTACCAGACTACCAGTGCCGCAACGGCTCGGTGCATGCGTGCTGGACGTGACCAAAAAGTCCATCTTTTGCGCGCCTTTTCAGGAAGGCCAGGCAGGTCAGGGCATGGGCGGGGGACGCGACCGGACCCACGGGGAGCTGGCCGGTGGGGCCTCTTGCCAGCCTCAGAGCGAGCTGGACTGGAGACCTTTTGTTGaacgcggcgcggcggagccgaCGAGACGGAGGAGGAGAGAAGCCTCATGGGCCTTCCTGGGCTGGAAACGGTGTTGACCCTTGGGCTGCGTGTGTCCAAACCCATGCTTGCACATGGATAAAAAATAGAAGCAGCATTTCTATTTTACTGGCATTTTTTCataaagaagaaagaaagaaatggaAGATTGACAGAAACGGGAACGAACAAGATCACGCAACGCAGCAGGCACAGTAGCTCGAGAACGGGCACGCTAGTTTGAGGCCGCAGAGCTGCATGGCTGGGCAATTCTCCTTTGGCAGGGGCCGGCCGATCGACCgctctgcagctgcagctgtagCGCTGCAGACGCGAACACTGCCAAGGAAGACTCGCCCAGTAATGCAGGCGACCCGATCCGATCACACTTCTGATTCACCTTTGGTGGAGTGCTGCTTGCTCCCTGCTCGTCCTAGGTTTCGCCGTCTGCTTTTATAGCCGGGCGGGCGACGGAATGAAATCGGCATCATCCGGTTGGGCGAATTCTCATTCGGCCGTTCTGGTTAGTTTTTACTTGCAACGCTTGAGACTGCTGGCTTTATGGTCAGTTGCAGCTAGTGTGTTTCTCCTTTTTCCAATGATTTTACTAGATCTTCGTGGATATTCGTGGAATGCAGTCTGTAGCATATGCTCGCTATATATCACATAAATAtgctttttttagattacaccaTACTACTCAGACACTTACACCCCTATGAACACGCATACGCAAACCCTACCTCTATGAatatcttcgaagactgagctggcaaattctcgagattgatgaagtcaccacaGACGTCTCGCTGTCGATGGGAACGTCGCCCACCACTAAATACACAACGTGTTAAATCTCAGAATATTCTCCagagagtcgaacccaggacctcagaTGCTACTGAATCTCTTGTAACCATTAGGCTATAGGCCCTTTCGCCACATAAATATGCTAAAACGGCAAGTTTTCTGACTTTTGACAGAAAAGAAAACGCTAAATCTCGTGCTCTCGCTAGTCGCTAGTGTTGTGAATTTGAATGTAGATCGTCTCTCTTCCTTACCTTGTTTGGTAAATGTGATTTTCTTCGTACCCTAGCTAAGCCTATTAGTATTTAGTAGTACGCAAGCCAAGGTTTTTCCGAGTTTTGCACAACCGTTTAACTTAATCTCTCCAATAATCAAGGTGCTCACCGGCCATCATAAAACCTCTTCTCATATATTTATTCAGCTGCGTGACGTCTTGATTCTCACCGAGGGTCTGTTTAGAGGAGCTAAAGTTGAGTATTAAACTTTAGCATCTATTAGCATTTATATCCATTCTAAAGTTTTTTTAGTtttggctaaagtttagccatCTTTATTAGCACTTCTATTTGGATAGATTAGTACTAAATTTTAGCATTTTTAGGTATTAGTATTTTGACCCAAACATCCTGTGAGTACTACTAAGGCTCTGTTTGGATAGAAAAAGTCCTAGAGCTTAAAAAAATCTCTAGTCTTAAACTTTTAGTCTCATTCTGTTTGGTTAAGGAACTTAGAGAGACTTTTAGTCATTAAATGAAGCTCTAAAAATACCATAGTACCCCTAGATTGCAATACACGCACTGCCCTCCATGCCATGCGCCTGCATGCATGCGCTGCACAGCACACCGGCTGCATGCGCGGGTCACAGGCAGGGTTCAAAATTTCggtgaaatttcggcgaaatttcggtatttttttcgttttcggtagttaccgggaagtggaatttcggtaaatttcggtaaatttcgtttcaaaattcaaaaattcaaaaaaatttgtaaaaaaatatgtaaaaaatatgataaaaaactaggtgtttttctaagcaaataggactagaacacactcaaatctaagatcatttgctaggctaaaattaacatttgaaaccgtaatttgaatgactcgtcatttcatgtgcaaaaatttgttttctcccctcgacttcaactagactttggtttatcatgatattggtgaggtacctattcaatttcatatgcatacctaCAACTAGGATGATGATCCATCGGCCGGCCCGGGTGGACTATACTCTCATCAGTAGACTAGTAGATCTGGTTTCCTCGTGCTGTCCAATTAGGCTCGTCGTCAATCTTGCTTCGCTTTTGCCTTTTGCATCTGCTTTTATATTATCATCTAGcagctcttttcttttgtatgtaGCGGTGAGATCGAATGAGATGGCAGCTAAAGCCCTCTGTCTGCTGTAGTCTATTATTCTTAACCAGGCCCTCGATCTGGCTCTTCTTCTAGCTTTGTAGCCGGTAACTGTGGAGActtgggagttttttttttgaagttgtgGCCATTGCTGATACGTGTtaaattccattggcaattctTCTCCATTGGCAACTGCAGATTAAGTCAGTTGTGGCCTTTGATCTGCCCCCACTTCGTGGAAGAAAGCTTTGCATTGCAATAGTAGGTCGGTGACTGTAACCTTGATTCCAGTGAATTTCCTCCGACGCCATTCCAGTCCCGAGGATAAGAAGAGAAGGTCAAATTCTTGCATCCACAGCATGCATGTGACCAAAATCTTAGGCCACAAGAGAATTGTCACCATCTATAGAGCAGGGAAAAACTTTCCGTTGGAAAACTGCCGGAAAACACACCTTTCAGAATGCTTTAAcaattctctatacaaattgaatcaaacaaaaaattcaaacactgtcacatgaattgataaccaattcaaatcatgtttgtcctggatttaaaacaactttcaattggatcaactaatgtccctaaaaatttataggaatatccgccataacaagaataataaaagtccagttgaggcctaagagagaaaatgaaagttgtcacatgaaatgacaagacttttaattggtagtttttgaaataattaaataactttcaaaccattgctcaaatgaaaaagttcttgaaacaaaagttgtagatctcgaaaaactgaacaaagttggtattcaaaagtttttcatttgacctcgggaacagtacgaaaatcacaacggacatcattttccggtcgaaatcaccgaaatttcggccgaaatcaccgaaatttcggtcggaattcaccgaaatttcgttttttgaatttgaattctctttccgttcggaattagcgaaattcggcgaaatttcggccgaaatttcgtttccggcaaacggcgggattcggaaaaaaaaacgaaaaggtaaaCCCTGGTCACAGGTGGGAGTGGGACTGGGCGCGCGTCGCGAGGGATATGTGGGCCCGGCGGGGAGGGGTAGGCAGGAATCAAGCAAAAAAAAGTGCCAATAAACTCCTCTTGAGagtcttttttattttacacTGTAAAGGATTTTTAGTCCCTAAAAAGTCTCACATGTTTGTTTTTTTAGTCCCATAAGTCTCTGGGACTTTTGAATAAGTCCCttgaaacaaacagggcctaaatactccctccattcaagTATGATAGATAGATTTCCAAACTTCAAATGTTCAAAAATAatagctatatttgctattggTATGGAttgtggcaataaatagcactagaaACGATGAGTTTCTagttaaaacattggaggaccaacaaaaagtCTATGTTGCATTTATGAGATTGATAAACACACTTAGTGTCTTTGGTGATTGTGCCATATGGAAATATATCTATCAtatttggatggagggagtacatactTCACATGGAAATATGTTGGACTTAGACAGACACCTACTAGCAGTGGTGGTAATAGATCATGACTCTAGTGACCTCTTCACTATTCAATATGgttcttatatatttttattttaaaattatataagataaaAGTTGGTTATTTTGGACCTGGTATTTAGATTATCTAGACTAAATTTTGCTGctggaattaaaaaaaaagctaaTGGCGTGTTGCGGTCAGGCCCAAAGGCTAGAAAGCTCGCCATTCTCAGACAGGGAAGAAGATCCGGATCCGGCGGAATGTGCCCTCGCGGCCACGGCCTCGCCCGTCACCAGCCGCGCGCTAGTAACTGCAAGGATCGCGTCGGGGTATGCGCATGAAAACTGATCCTTCCTGTTGGACCGCCTAGCCGCTTGACCACTTCCTCCGAACCCTGCATGCGCCATGAAGTTAGTCAGTTACCATGGCTGCCGCCTGCCGGTTGTTGTGCTCTGAATATCCGATCAGCTAACGGTTGCAGAGCGCCACAAAAATGAAGGGCACCACGAAACATCTGAACCGAAGCCGCAGCCGGGGGCAGTCACACACTCACGTCGGTCGAGGAGAAAGAGGAGCTCGGTGCCCTCTCGCTTTTGGGGGCGATAGAGCTAGGCCGCGCCGGCCGGGGACAGCAGGGACAGGACCATTCCGGCAGCACATTCGGGCTTCGGCCGGGGAAAATCCGGCGTGAGATCTCCAGATCGCCATCAGGCAAGGAAGCTCCCCCGGAATAGTCTTCGTCCCCGAGCATATGCCGCCCCGGATCCGCTTCAATCCCCGAGGCCAGTTCGATTTCGCGGCGTATATATAAGGTGCCGCCTGGGCCGGCGGGTCGAGACGGCAGCAAGCCGGAGACGAGAGCCTGTCTACGAGCTAGCATCGTGTTCGTGTatgaccgccgccggccggccgaggGGGTGAGGTGAACGCGCCGGGCTGTGGATTACGGGGCAGTTCGTCTTTGGCACAAAGGCACGAGGATTCAGAAGTTCAGATCGCTTCAGCATGCGTGCGCGTGCCAAAGGAGAATTGCCCTGCGATCCGCCTGCGCAGAATCCGATGATCTGATGCTGTTTTCCCTTGATCTGCACATGCCTACATGTCTGAGAGAGATCTGAGTGGAAGTTGAAACAAATGCAATCCTGCATGTGGAGAAtcgccccgagattcagcttcaGATTCTGCTGTGTGTTGCCTGTGGTGCTGACCTGCGTGCGTGTGGGATCTGCTTCTTCCTGGGACTAATTTCCTGCGTTTGCCTAGATACTAGACATATACTACCTGCTTGTTAACAAGTGCTCACTCAgccttgtttagttcttttGGCCAATTTTTTTGGACACCgaatcttactatttcggagtactaaataaagtctatttacaaaactttttgcaggaatggattgtaaatcgcgagacgaatctaatgaacataaTTTATCTATAATTAGcaaatggttattgtagcatcattgttgcaaatcatgaattaaataggctcattagattcgtctcgcgatttagagcccatccgtgcaaaaaactttataaatagacttcatttagtacttcatgcatgtgtccaaatttTATAAATTTACTTTCTTGCTAACTCCCGCCACAACTTTGAACATTTTTGTTAGGCTATGTTTAGTTCctgaatttttttggatttgggtactgtagcactttcattgttatttggcaattaatgttgcatggagcattaaatgcagttaaaaaaataattaattacacaattcaactgtaaatgacgagatgaatcttttaagcctaattagtctatgattgaaGACGAGAAAAGGGTGTAGGCGTGTGGTAGGTGTAGGTGCCCGTTGCAGCATCTATATAGTCTGTACGGCACATAGCAACCTGCATGTGAGAAAGATACTACTACCAGGTTTCCTATGCATGTGATCCACAAACTAGAAAAGGGGGGCATCAGCCTGATTGCCTGCGAGGCGTTTACTCGCGGGAATTGTTAACTCCCTCGTGTTGCTGGGCACTCCTTCCCGGCGAAGCAACTTGCATCGCGCGCCGCGCATCATGCGTGTCGCGGTCGCGGCCGCTCTCGGTCAAAGCCATCTCGGATCAAGTGGCGCGCTAGGCGACGGGGACGGCCGCGCGAGTCGCCGACGTGCGTGCACATTGGCGGAAAAGGGAAGATCGAGTCAACCGTTAAGTATCGCCGCGTTGCTGTCAGCAGCACAGTACgagctactagctagctaggctcGCCGGTGGCAACGAACACGGCAGTCGGCAGGCGCGAGACGACGGTAGGCGGGCAGTTCACACCGCCGTGGCGTGgtcgctgcctgcctgcctgggcAGCACGGCAACATGCAACTCGTTTCCGGAAGGGAAATGTGCTTGCAACTCGGTCGGGATGGGGAACTAACTGGTAATGTCCCTGAAGACTTTCAGAGAACTTGCGTCTGACACGAAATTGGCGAGACGATTTTCTTTTCTGGACCCCTGCTGTCACGAAGAATTCAATGTTATCCATTTGCGCAGCACGACAGTGACCTAGCTAGGCAGAAGAGTTTGTTTGATCGAAGCAATGTTTTATTCTCTCTCATTTGTACGTGTGTGCTGAACGTACCCAATCTTGCATAGAAAGAAGATGGTTCAACCGAACTATGGCCCCAAAGAAAAGATCTGTGTGTCCTTCTCAGTGCCCTCACTCACCACCACACCAAATCAACTATGATCAATCAATGGCAAATGCTTAAAAATTTTCTATGTGCTAGTATATATGTGTACGAGAACCAATCAAAAGAAAGATGCAAGAAAAAACTAGGTGACAAAAGGGGAGAGAGCAAGGAGCCAAAAGTAGATAGATCAAGAGGAAGAAGCTCTACATGAGTTTGTCTGGTTTTATTGGAGCCCGGGCCGGCCCCGAGTGTCATGCCGGGCCGCATCACGACATGGCCGTGCTCTCCTCCGGCTGCTCGACTTTCACCCCGCCCCTCATCggcagcccgccgccggcgtgccgccGGAACACCATGGCGCACTCGGGGAGCTCGCCGAGCCCCGCGAACATCGCGTCCTCCTCGCCCCCTCCTTCTCCGTCGAACAGCCCGGCGACGTCGCCGAACTCGTTGGGGAGGGGCGCGGGTGGTGCGGCGCCGAAGAACATCGTCCCGTACAGCATCTCATCCGCCGCGTCGACGTCGGAGGGCGACGTCGACGAGGTGACGGACACGCCGTCGTAGAGCCACCGAAAGTCGTCGTGCAcctcgacggccgccgccgccccgccgccctcgGCCGTCGCAACCGCGCCGGCGCAGGCCGTGGCGGCGACTTCGTGGCTGCCGGATGACAGAGACTCGGCCGGCTCCGGCGGGGCCGGCTTTGGCTTTGGCTTCGGTGCCGGGCGGTTCTGCTGCGCCCTCGGCACCACGTCGGAGTGGTTGTGCTCGAAGGAGTAGGTGACGATCACCATGTCAGGCTCGGCCCGGTTTCGCTCCACCTGCTTCCTCGCCGGGCACCCCTTGTTGCTGCTGCACCTGTAGTAggccctgcagcgccgccccATAACCCAGATCAAAACGTGCGGCGTGCGCAAGAACTCGAAGAACGCAGGAGATCAAGAAAGGATGGATGTGGTTGATCAGAGCTCTCGTGTCGCGTACCTCGGGAAAGGGGAGCCCTTGATGGGCTTCTGGCCGTACTTCCGCCACGCCCACGAGTCCGTCGGCGTGTTGCCCTCGCCGACGTCCTTGGGCCGCGGGCCGCTCACGTCGGCCAGCGGCACGGTCACCACCCGCTTGTTCGCCGACCGCCGCCTCCCGCTCGCAGctggcgccgccgtcgacggcgCTGGTGGTGACACCGGCGGCGACAACCCCGGGCAATCGTCCGCCGGAACACCACGCGGCCCAACCTTGCCCTCGCCGCCGGACACcgtcggcgacgccgccgccgccccgtcgctCCACTCGCCATCCATGGCGCGATGCGATCGATCCGGATCCGAACGGAGCCGAGCCGAGacgccgggcggcggccgggctagCTTCCTAGCTGTTGGAGCAGTTCTTGGCCTGATCCGAAATCCGATGTCACCAGCTGCCTCGAGGCAG
This genomic interval carries:
- the LOC120672381 gene encoding chaperone protein dnaJ C76, chloroplastic isoform X2; this encodes MAPLLSPPLLADSCSGSSQRYAITGLAGARRRDRHRCRRTRGRRGLVVEAVAAESRSSDGGVAEDYYAVLGVMPDATPKQIKKAYYNCMKSCHPDLSGNDPDVTNFCMFINEVYTVLTDPIQRAVYDEIHGYAATATNPFLDDSAPRDHVFVDEFSCIGCKNCANVCSKVFQIEEDFGRARVYDQSGDIELIQEAIESCPVDCIHWTSAAQLSLLEDEMRRVERVNVGLMLAGMGGSIDVFRMASSRWEKRQAKVLEKVRRRMSQDDSSKGGSWSDIWGAPTRYQKNEEEAKERAKRAAAAARRWREYSRKGADKPPTFKLPEAVSSKE
- the LOC120672381 gene encoding chaperone protein dnaJ C76, chloroplastic isoform X1; this encodes MAPLLSPPLLADSVTKFHTASTAVPCSGSSQRYAITGLAGARRRDRHRCRRTRGRRGLVVEAVAAESRSSDGGVAEDYYAVLGVMPDATPKQIKKAYYNCMKSCHPDLSGNDPDVTNFCMFINEVYTVLTDPIQRAVYDEIHGYAATATNPFLDDSAPRDHVFVDEFSCIGCKNCANVCSKVFQIEEDFGRARVYDQSGDIELIQEAIESCPVDCIHWTSAAQLSLLEDEMRRVERVNVGLMLAGMGGSIDVFRMASSRWEKRQAKVLEKVRRRMSQDDSSKGGSWSDIWGAPTRYQKNEEEAKERAKRAAAAARRWREYSRKGADKPPTFKLPEAVSSKE
- the LOC120672382 gene encoding uncharacterized protein LOC120672382, with amino-acid sequence MEGDDILAAMDSLWFHSSVLLQPPSKHKQGDCAEELQSRQQQDSAEATSASSGQAPNGVKEAAAVAMERRAAARCGGDREWDERMVAWHKELRRRSRVAAAARCSRARMPPPGEGVAMKAHLRSWAHAVACSVR
- the LOC120676395 gene encoding probable WRKY transcription factor 65, which translates into the protein MDGEWSDGAAAASPTVSGGEGKVGPRGVPADDCPGLSPPVSPPAPSTAAPAASGRRRSANKRVVTVPLADVSGPRPKDVGEGNTPTDSWAWRKYGQKPIKGSPFPRAYYRCSSNKGCPARKQVERNRAEPDMVIVTYSFEHNHSDVVPRAQQNRPAPKPKPKPAPPEPAESLSSGSHEVAATACAGAVATAEGGGAAAAVEVHDDFRWLYDGVSVTSSTSPSDVDAADEMLYGTMFFGAAPPAPLPNEFGDVAGLFDGEGGGEEDAMFAGLGELPECAMVFRRHAGGGLPMRGGVKVEQPEESTAMS